Proteins encoded together in one Paracoccus sp. SMMA_5_TC window:
- a CDS encoding MOSC domain-containing protein, producing MIARIARIRRHPIKSAGGEDLDRVGLHPARPLPGDREWAVLTEAGEAHVGPGAPDRWLPKGCFLRGAASASLQAVQGGWRDGALQLRHPDHPPISADPQTQGERLVDWLAQMWPQDKPAPSRIVRAPTAFTDVRWPWISILSLDSLRALESQMGRPLGIERWRGNLWVEGWAPWAERGLPGQILRIGEVELRVTQTIGRCAATSADPATGTIDLDMPEALQRLYGNSDFGIYAEVASGGEIALNDEVRA from the coding sequence ATGATCGCCCGTATTGCCCGCATCCGCCGCCACCCGATCAAGTCTGCGGGGGGCGAGGATCTTGACCGCGTCGGGCTGCACCCGGCGCGGCCGCTGCCGGGGGATCGGGAATGGGCTGTGCTGACCGAGGCGGGCGAGGCCCACGTCGGGCCGGGCGCCCCGGATCGCTGGCTGCCCAAGGGATGTTTCCTGCGTGGTGCGGCCTCTGCTTCACTGCAGGCGGTGCAAGGCGGCTGGCGCGATGGCGCATTGCAGTTGCGCCATCCCGATCATCCGCCCATCAGCGCCGATCCCCAGACCCAGGGCGAACGGCTGGTCGACTGGCTGGCGCAGATGTGGCCGCAAGACAAGCCGGCGCCCAGCCGGATCGTGCGGGCACCGACGGCATTCACCGATGTGCGCTGGCCGTGGATCTCGATCCTGTCGCTCGACAGCCTGCGGGCGCTGGAATCGCAGATGGGCCGGCCGCTGGGCATCGAACGTTGGCGTGGCAATCTGTGGGTCGAGGGCTGGGCGCCCTGGGCAGAACGGGGCCTGCCGGGGCAGATCCTGCGCATCGGTGAGGTCGAACTGCGCGTCACCCAGACCATCGGCCGCTGCGCGGCCACCAGCGCCGATCCGGCCACCGGCACGATCGATCTGGACATGCCCGAAGCATTGCAGCGGCTTTACGGCAACAGCGATTTCGGCATCTATGCCGAGGTGGCAAGCGGCGGCGAAATCGCCCTGAACGACGAGGTGCGCGCATGA
- the yihA gene encoding ribosome biogenesis GTP-binding protein YihA/YsxC, which produces MKVAFPPAADPDPETAEAARQLFAGPVDFVKGVVSMDGLPAADRPEVCFAGRSNVGKSSLINALTGRKGLARASNTPGRTQEINYFALGERAYLVDLPGYGFAKAPVAVVAKWQALLKSYLAGRPTLRRAFALIDSRHGIKDVDHQIMTLLDRSAVPFQVVLTKADKVGGQSLAATIAQVQESLQQHPAAYPELVVTSSDKGHGIATLRAIIAGLD; this is translated from the coding sequence ATGAAGGTCGCCTTCCCCCCGGCAGCAGACCCCGACCCCGAGACGGCCGAGGCCGCGCGCCAGCTGTTCGCCGGCCCGGTCGATTTCGTCAAGGGTGTGGTGTCCATGGACGGCTTGCCCGCGGCCGATCGGCCCGAAGTCTGCTTTGCCGGTCGTTCGAATGTCGGAAAATCAAGCCTTATCAACGCCCTGACCGGGCGCAAGGGACTGGCGCGGGCCTCGAATACCCCCGGGCGCACGCAAGAGATCAACTATTTTGCGCTGGGCGAGCGCGCCTATCTGGTCGATCTGCCGGGGTATGGGTTTGCCAAGGCGCCGGTTGCCGTGGTGGCAAAGTGGCAGGCGCTGCTGAAAAGTTATCTGGCCGGTCGGCCAACCTTGCGCCGGGCCTTTGCGCTGATCGATTCGCGCCATGGCATCAAGGATGTCGACCATCAGATCATGACGCTGCTGGATCGCTCTGCAGTGCCGTTCCAGGTGGTGCTGACCAAGGCCGACAAGGTGGGCGGCCAAAGCCTGGCGGCGACCATCGCGCAGGTGCAGGAATCGCTTCAGCAGCATCCCGCCGCCTATCCCGAACTTGTGGTGACCAGTTCCGACAAGGGGCATGGCATCGCCACGCTGCGCGCGATCATCGCCGGGCTGGACTGA
- the argB gene encoding acetylglutamate kinase, producing the protein MNRDWIATARTLSEALPYMQRYSGAVVVVKFGGNAMGDDAAMAEFARDIVLMKQVGIHPVICHGGGPMINDLLARLGIESHFVRGKRVTTRETVQVVEMVLSGLVNKRIVQAINDAGGRAVGISGKDDDLMVCEPDDPELGYVGRPVEMNVQIIRDLYNAGLIPVIAPVATGMEDNETFNVNGDTAAGAIAGALQADRLLLLTDVAGVKDASGEVLTQMHPDQVRAMIADGTIAGGMIPKTETALKALEEGVRAVVILDGRVPNACLLELFTEHGAGSLIRSTEPRVKPRGLRQGGSPL; encoded by the coding sequence ATGAACCGTGACTGGATCGCGACCGCGCGCACCCTTTCCGAGGCATTGCCCTACATGCAGCGCTATTCCGGCGCCGTTGTCGTGGTCAAGTTCGGTGGCAACGCCATGGGCGATGATGCGGCGATGGCCGAGTTCGCCCGCGACATCGTGCTGATGAAACAGGTCGGCATCCACCCGGTGATCTGCCACGGCGGCGGCCCGATGATCAACGATCTGCTGGCCAGGCTGGGCATCGAAAGCCATTTCGTGCGCGGCAAGCGTGTGACCACCCGCGAAACCGTGCAGGTGGTAGAGATGGTGCTGTCGGGTCTGGTCAACAAGCGCATCGTGCAGGCAATCAATGATGCTGGCGGCCGGGCGGTCGGCATTTCGGGCAAGGATGACGACCTGATGGTTTGCGAACCCGACGATCCCGAACTGGGCTATGTGGGCCGGCCTGTGGAAATGAACGTGCAGATCATCCGCGATCTCTACAACGCGGGATTGATCCCGGTGATCGCCCCCGTCGCCACCGGGATGGAGGATAACGAGACCTTCAACGTCAACGGCGACACTGCCGCAGGCGCCATTGCCGGGGCGTTGCAGGCCGACCGGCTGCTGTTGCTGACCGATGTCGCGGGGGTCAAGGATGCCTCGGGCGAGGTGCTGACCCAGATGCACCCCGATCAGGTGCGGGCGATGATCGCCGACGGCACCATTGCCGGTGGTATGATCCCCAAGACCGAAACCGCCCTGAAGGCACTTGAAGAGGGCGTGCGCGCGGTGGTGATCCTGGATGGACGGGTGCCGAATGCCTGCCTGCTGGAACTGTTCACCGAACATGGTGCCGGCTCGCTGATCCGCTCGACCGAACCCAGGGTCAAGCCCCGGGGGCTGCGCCAGGGCGGCAGCCCGCTGTAA
- a CDS encoding SixA phosphatase family protein, which translates to MTPVGHCRLILTRHAKSSWDDPTQPDHDRPLNDRGRRSARELGDWLASRGYEPEEVLCSTAERTRETWAKVAMAPLEVRPLLRFEAGLYHASPERMLALLHTATAPTVMMIGHNPGIAEFAAMLPARPPMDPEFRRYPTAATLVVDFQADQWSEVQPGQGSVLDFVRMDGRG; encoded by the coding sequence ATGACTCCTGTCGGACACTGCCGCCTGATCCTGACCCGTCACGCCAAATCCTCGTGGGATGATCCGACGCAGCCGGACCACGACCGCCCGTTGAACGATCGTGGCCGCAGGTCGGCGCGCGAACTGGGCGACTGGCTGGCCAGCCGTGGTTACGAGCCCGAGGAAGTCCTGTGTTCGACCGCCGAGCGCACGCGCGAGACCTGGGCCAAGGTCGCGATGGCTCCGTTGGAGGTTCGGCCCTTGCTGCGTTTCGAGGCGGGGTTGTATCATGCCAGCCCCGAAAGGATGCTGGCGCTGCTGCACACGGCGACAGCGCCCACGGTCATGATGATCGGCCACAATCCCGGGATCGCCGAATTTGCCGCGATGCTTCCCGCGCGTCCGCCAATGGACCCGGAATTCCGTCGATACCCGACAGCCGCCACGCTGGTGGTGGATTTTCAGGCCGACCAGTGGTCCGAGGTGCAGCCGGGTCAGGGCAGCGTGCTGGATTTCGTCCGCATGGATGGGCGCGGCTGA
- a CDS encoding 1-phosphofructokinase family hexose kinase has translation MTQAPVLTITLNPALDMTTAVDRVLPEIKLRCAQPRFDPGGGGINVSRAIRIMGGHSTALVALGGSTGQRIARMLEQDGIHIRSLPAPGETRQSVTVDDQTLRQQFRFVMPGPEWAAGDIAAALDLAHSCAAPDGLVVLSGSNPPGVPPGFADDLARRLQGSGARLVVDTSGAALAQVAAGRDRRVDILRMDDVEAEALAGRPLPYRADTARFAVGLVERGAARAVIVARGRDGNIIACDDGIWHAEAARVPIASKVGAGDSFLAGFTLGQARGYSMPDSLGLAAAAASATVQTPATELCRAEDVERLFAARVVSEIRP, from the coding sequence ATGACCCAGGCGCCGGTGCTGACCATCACCCTGAACCCGGCGCTGGACATGACGACCGCAGTCGACCGGGTGCTGCCGGAAATCAAGCTGCGCTGCGCCCAGCCGCGTTTCGATCCCGGCGGTGGCGGCATCAATGTCAGCCGCGCCATCCGGATCATGGGCGGGCACAGCACCGCGCTGGTGGCGCTGGGGGGTAGCACCGGGCAGCGCATCGCCCGGATGCTGGAACAGGACGGCATCCACATCCGCAGCCTGCCCGCGCCGGGCGAGACGCGCCAATCGGTGACCGTGGACGACCAGACCCTGCGCCAGCAGTTCCGTTTCGTCATGCCGGGGCCGGAATGGGCTGCGGGGGATATTGCGGCCGCGCTGGACCTGGCACATTCCTGCGCCGCGCCCGACGGGCTGGTGGTGCTGTCGGGCTCGAACCCGCCGGGGGTTCCGCCCGGTTTTGCCGACGATCTTGCCCGCAGGTTGCAGGGCAGCGGCGCGCGGCTGGTGGTCGATACCTCGGGCGCGGCGCTGGCCCAGGTCGCCGCCGGTCGGGATCGCCGCGTGGACATCCTGCGCATGGACGATGTCGAGGCCGAGGCACTGGCCGGCCGCCCCCTGCCCTATCGCGCCGATACCGCGCGCTTTGCCGTCGGCCTGGTCGAGCGCGGCGCGGCGCGCGCGGTCATCGTCGCCCGCGGCCGCGACGGCAACATCATCGCCTGTGACGACGGCATCTGGCACGCAGAGGCAGCGCGCGTGCCCATTGCCAGCAAGGTGGGCGCCGGCGACAGCTTTCTGGCAGGGTTCACCCTTGGGCAGGCCCGCGGATACAGCATGCCCGATTCCCTCGGGCTGGCCGCCGCCGCGGCATCGGCCACGGTGCAGACGCCGGCAACTGAACTGTGCCGGGCCGAAGATGTCGAACGCCTGTTTGCGGCCCGCGTCGTCAGCGAAATTCGCCCCTGA
- a CDS encoding metallopeptidase family protein, protein MLDWKDAEAPDAAQIEAMAREAIAALPPEFAGPAAQVILRVEDFASEEFLDELQIDDPLELTGLYDGIPLTEKSTSEPQHFPDTVWLFRRAILDEWASRGDVTLGALVAHVVVHEFAHHFGWSDEDIAAIDRWWE, encoded by the coding sequence ATGCTGGACTGGAAAGACGCCGAAGCCCCCGATGCCGCCCAGATCGAAGCCATGGCCCGCGAAGCGATTGCCGCGCTGCCGCCCGAGTTCGCCGGCCCTGCCGCCCAGGTGATCCTGCGCGTCGAGGATTTCGCCAGCGAGGAGTTTCTGGACGAATTGCAGATCGACGACCCGCTTGAGCTGACAGGGCTATACGACGGCATCCCGCTGACCGAGAAAAGCACCAGCGAACCGCAGCATTTTCCCGACACGGTCTGGCTGTTCCGCCGCGCGATCCTGGACGAATGGGCCAGCCGCGGCGACGTGACGCTGGGGGCGCTGGTGGCGCATGTGGTGGTGCATGAATTCGCCCACCACTTCGGCTGGTCCGACGAGGACATCGCCGCAATCGACCGCTGGTGGGAATGA
- the gltX gene encoding glutamate--tRNA ligase encodes MTTTRFAPSPTGHIHVGNLRTALMNYLIARKAGGTFILRLDDTDRERSKQEYADGIQRDLEWLGLTWDRIERQSDRLDRYAEAAEGLRAAGRLYEVFETPVELDLKRKKQLNMGKPPVYDRAGLALSEDDKARLRAEGREGYWRFLLDQQRIEWTDGILGDISIDAASVSDPVLIRADGQVLYTFASSVDDADMGVTDIVRGADHVTNTATQIQIIGALGAQPPRFAHHSLLTGAQGEELSKRLGTLSIKDLRESGVAPEALLSLMARLGSSQPVELRMTLDELAAGFDVGQFGASPTKFDAEDLWPLTREANQSRPFDAVRDRIAALGVPDALAARFWRVASQNITRLDDLAGWWEIFSKGAEPQIDPEDADFIAQAMTLLPPPPYDDDSWSRFTNAVKEATGRKGKALFMPLRKALTGQAHGPDMSDVMPLLQVVRARQG; translated from the coding sequence ATGACCACCACCCGCTTTGCCCCTTCGCCCACCGGCCATATTCACGTTGGCAACCTGCGCACCGCGCTGATGAACTATCTGATCGCGCGCAAGGCCGGCGGCACCTTCATCCTGCGGCTGGATGACACCGACCGCGAAAGGTCGAAACAGGAATATGCCGACGGCATCCAGCGCGATCTGGAATGGCTGGGGCTGACCTGGGACCGGATCGAACGCCAGTCGGACCGGCTGGACCGCTATGCCGAAGCGGCCGAGGGCTTGCGCGCGGCGGGGCGGCTTTACGAAGTTTTCGAAACCCCGGTCGAACTGGACCTGAAACGCAAGAAGCAGCTGAACATGGGCAAGCCGCCGGTCTATGACCGCGCCGGGCTGGCCCTGTCCGAGGACGACAAGGCCCGCCTGCGGGCCGAGGGCCGCGAAGGCTACTGGCGGTTCCTGCTGGATCAGCAGCGCATCGAATGGACCGACGGCATTCTGGGCGACATCTCGATCGATGCGGCCAGCGTGTCGGACCCGGTGCTGATCCGGGCCGATGGGCAGGTGCTTTATACCTTTGCCAGCTCGGTCGATGATGCCGACATGGGGGTCACCGACATCGTGCGCGGTGCCGATCATGTGACCAATACCGCAACCCAGATTCAGATCATCGGCGCCCTGGGGGCGCAGCCGCCGCGCTTTGCGCATCACAGCCTGCTGACCGGCGCCCAGGGCGAGGAACTGTCCAAGCGTCTGGGCACGCTTTCGATCAAGGATCTGCGCGAAAGCGGCGTCGCGCCCGAGGCGCTGTTGTCGCTGATGGCGCGCCTGGGCTCGTCGCAGCCGGTCGAGTTGCGCATGACGCTGGACGAACTGGCCGCAGGGTTCGATGTCGGGCAATTCGGCGCCTCGCCCACGAAGTTCGATGCCGAGGATCTATGGCCGCTGACGCGCGAGGCCAACCAGTCGCGCCCATTCGATGCGGTGCGTGATCGCATCGCGGCGCTGGGTGTGCCGGATGCGCTGGCCGCACGCTTCTGGCGCGTCGCGTCCCAGAACATCACCCGGCTGGACGATCTGGCCGGCTGGTGGGAAATCTTTTCCAAAGGGGCCGAGCCCCAGATCGACCCCGAGGACGCCGATTTCATCGCCCAGGCGATGACATTGCTGCCGCCCCCGCCCTATGACGACGACAGCTGGTCGCGCTTTACCAATGCGGTGAAGGAGGCGACCGGGCGCAAGGGCAAGGCGCTGTTCATGCCGCTGCGCAAGGCGCTGACCGGTCAGGCCCACGGTCCCGACATGTCCGATGTGATGCCGCTGTTGCAGGTGGTGCGCGCCCGTCAGGGCTGA
- the tig gene encoding trigger factor, translating into MQVKETQNDGLKRGYEFTLPAADLAAQVDAKLKEAQPEIEMKGFRKGKVPMALLKKQFGQRVLGDAMQEAIDKALRDHLEKSGDRPAVQPKIEMVNGEGWKEGDDVVVTVAYEALPNIPETDLSGVELERLVVEASDEQVNETLQDLAKNAQSFEDRKKGSKAKEGDQVVIDFKGFVDGEAFEGGAAEDYPLVLGSGSFIPGFEDQLIGAKAGDEVKVEVKFPEEYGAKHLAGKDAIFETTVKAVKAPKPAEVDDELAKKYGAEDLDALKAQIRGRLEMEYKGAARQVLKRALLDKLDALVSFDLPESLVEAEAHQIAHQLWHDEHPDEHGHDHGTIEPTEEHKKLAERRVRLGLLLAEIGQKAEITVTDQEMTQAVLRQARQYPGQERAFFEFVQKNPQAQQQLRAPIFEDKVIDHIVEGAKVSDKTVTKDELEKAIEALDKV; encoded by the coding sequence ATGCAGGTCAAGGAAACCCAGAACGACGGGCTGAAGCGCGGCTATGAATTCACCCTGCCGGCGGCCGATCTGGCGGCGCAGGTGGATGCCAAGCTGAAGGAAGCCCAGCCCGAAATCGAGATGAAGGGGTTCCGCAAGGGCAAGGTGCCGATGGCGCTGCTGAAAAAGCAGTTCGGTCAGCGCGTGCTGGGCGATGCCATGCAGGAAGCCATCGACAAGGCGCTGCGCGATCATCTGGAAAAATCCGGTGACCGGCCCGCAGTTCAGCCGAAGATCGAAATGGTCAACGGCGAAGGCTGGAAGGAAGGCGACGATGTCGTGGTCACCGTTGCCTATGAGGCACTGCCCAACATCCCCGAGACCGACCTTTCCGGCGTCGAACTCGAGCGGCTGGTGGTCGAGGCCAGCGATGAGCAGGTGAACGAGACGCTGCAGGATCTGGCCAAGAACGCCCAATCCTTCGAGGATCGCAAGAAAGGCAGCAAGGCCAAGGAAGGCGATCAGGTGGTGATCGACTTCAAGGGCTTCGTCGATGGCGAAGCCTTCGAGGGCGGCGCGGCCGAAGATTATCCGCTGGTGCTGGGTTCGGGCAGCTTCATCCCCGGCTTCGAGGATCAGCTGATCGGCGCCAAGGCCGGAGATGAGGTCAAGGTCGAGGTCAAGTTCCCCGAGGAATACGGCGCCAAGCACCTTGCCGGCAAGGACGCCATTTTCGAGACCACCGTCAAGGCGGTCAAGGCTCCCAAACCGGCCGAGGTCGATGACGAGCTGGCGAAGAAATATGGTGCCGAGGATCTTGATGCGCTGAAGGCTCAGATCCGCGGCCGGCTCGAGATGGAATACAAGGGGGCGGCCCGTCAGGTTCTGAAGCGTGCGCTGCTGGACAAGCTGGACGCGCTGGTCAGCTTCGACCTGCCCGAATCCCTGGTCGAGGCCGAGGCGCATCAGATTGCCCATCAGCTGTGGCACGACGAGCATCCCGACGAGCACGGCCACGATCACGGCACCATCGAGCCGACCGAAGAGCACAAGAAGCTGGCCGAGCGCCGGGTGCGTCTGGGTCTGCTGCTGGCGGAAATCGGTCAGAAGGCCGAAATCACCGTCACCGACCAGGAAATGACCCAGGCGGTGCTGCGCCAGGCTCGCCAGTATCCGGGCCAGGAACGGGCCTTCTTCGAGTTCGTGCAGAAGAACCCGCAGGCTCAGCAGCAGCTGCGCGCCCCGATCTTCGAGGACAAGGTGATCGATCACATCGTCGAAGGCGCCAAGGTATCGGATAAGACCGTCACCAAGGACGAGCTGGAAAAGGCCATCGAGGCGCTGGACAAGGTCTGA
- the rplI gene encoding 50S ribosomal protein L9, with protein MQVILLERVAKLGQMGEVVKVKDGFARNYLLPQGKALRASEANVKAFEERKAELAARNDETRAEAQKLAEKLDGQSFVIIRSASDAGALYGSVTPRDAAEAANAAGFAVERRQVVLTAPIKELGLHEVRVHLHPEVDVSIKLNVARSPEEAELQASGKSIQQLAAEEEAAAEFEIAELFDDIGSAGRDDDEAGN; from the coding sequence ATGCAAGTCATCCTGCTGGAACGCGTGGCCAAGCTGGGCCAGATGGGCGAAGTGGTCAAGGTCAAGGACGGCTTTGCCCGCAACTACCTGCTGCCGCAAGGCAAGGCGCTGCGCGCGTCCGAAGCCAACGTCAAGGCGTTTGAAGAGCGCAAGGCCGAACTGGCCGCCCGCAACGACGAAACCCGCGCCGAGGCGCAGAAGCTGGCCGAAAAGCTGGACGGCCAGTCTTTCGTCATCATCCGCTCGGCCTCGGATGCCGGCGCGCTTTACGGCTCGGTTACCCCGCGCGACGCCGCCGAAGCGGCGAATGCGGCCGGTTTCGCGGTCGAGCGCCGTCAGGTCGTGCTGACCGCGCCCATCAAGGAACTGGGTCTGCATGAGGTCCGCGTGCACCTGCACCCGGAAGTCGATGTGTCGATCAAGCTGAACGTCGCCCGTTCGCCCGAAGAGGCCGAACTGCAAGCGTCGGGCAAGTCGATCCAGCAACTGGCCGCCGAAGAAGAGGCCGCCGCCGAATTCGAGATCGCCGAACTTTTCGACGACATCGGTTCGGCCGGTCGCGACGACGACGAAGCCGGAAACTGA
- the rpsR gene encoding 30S ribosomal protein S18, whose product MANKPFFRRRKVCPFSGENAPAIDYKDTRLLQRYISERGKIVPSRITAVSAKKQRELARAIKRARFLALLPYAVK is encoded by the coding sequence ATGGCGAACAAACCTTTCTTCCGCCGCCGCAAGGTCTGCCCGTTCTCGGGCGAGAACGCGCCCGCGATCGACTACAAGGACACCCGTCTGCTGCAGCGTTACATTTCGGAACGCGGCAAGATCGTGCCGTCGCGCATCACCGCCGTCTCGGCCAAGAAGCAGCGTGAGCTGGCCCGCGCGATCAAGCGCGCCCGCTTCCTCGCCCTGCTGCCCTATGCCGTGAAGTAA
- the rpsF gene encoding 30S ribosomal protein S6, whose amino-acid sequence MPLYEHVLIARQDLSNAQAEGLIEHFSTVLADNGGKVVDNEYWGVRTLAYKINKNRKGHYAFLRSDAPSAAVQEMERLARLHDDVMRVLTVRVDEHKEGPSVQMQKRDDRERGERGERSERGGERGERRERREREDRN is encoded by the coding sequence ATGCCCCTGTACGAGCATGTGCTGATCGCCCGCCAGGACCTGTCGAACGCGCAGGCCGAAGGGCTGATCGAACATTTCTCGACCGTTCTGGCCGATAACGGCGGCAAGGTCGTGGACAACGAATACTGGGGTGTCCGCACCCTGGCCTACAAGATCAACAAGAACCGCAAGGGCCATTATGCCTTCCTGCGTTCGGATGCGCCTTCGGCCGCCGTGCAGGAAATGGAACGTCTGGCCCGCCTGCATGACGACGTGATGCGCGTGCTGACCGTCCGCGTGGACGAGCACAAGGAAGGCCCCTCGGTCCAGATGCAGAAACGCGACGACCGCGAGCGCGGCGAGCGTGGTGAGCGCAGCGAACGTGGCGGCGAGCGTGGCGAGCGCCGCGAGCGCCGCGAGCGCGAAGACCGGAACTAA
- a CDS encoding YceI family protein codes for MTRLLLVAAGFVLTGATLAQAAPETYEFDPDHSQAVFRYNHMGFSTSTGFVAGITGRLVIDPEAPENATVEATIPLSGLRTLSPELDKHLFGPDFFDTDPAQAVAEFRSTRVEPDGGDEARVTGELTLNGVTRTVVLEVDLNKRGPHPMTKKEAIGFDAEARIRRTEFNLGKFAPAVGDEIEIDISVEAIKAQ; via the coding sequence ATGACCCGATTGCTTCTTGTCGCCGCCGGATTCGTCCTGACAGGCGCGACCCTTGCCCAAGCCGCGCCCGAGACCTATGAATTCGACCCCGACCACAGCCAGGCGGTGTTCCGATACAATCACATGGGCTTTTCGACCAGCACCGGCTTTGTCGCCGGCATCACCGGCAGGCTGGTCATCGATCCCGAGGCCCCGGAAAACGCGACTGTCGAGGCGACCATCCCGCTGTCGGGCCTGAGAACCCTGTCACCGGAACTGGACAAGCATCTGTTCGGGCCCGACTTCTTCGACACCGATCCGGCACAGGCGGTGGCCGAATTCCGCTCGACGCGGGTCGAGCCTGACGGCGGTGACGAGGCCCGCGTCACGGGCGAACTGACCTTGAACGGCGTTACCCGCACCGTCGTGCTCGAGGTCGATCTGAACAAGCGCGGCCCGCATCCGATGACGAAAAAGGAAGCGATCGGCTTTGATGCCGAAGCCAGGATCAGGCGAACCGAGTTCAATCTGGGCAAGTTCGCCCCCGCCGTGGGCGACGAAATCGAAATCGACATCTCGGTCGAGGCGATCAAGGCGCAGTAG
- the prfA gene encoding peptide chain release factor 1 produces MLPQDRLSQIVQRFEYLEARLNAGPAPDEIAAISREYAELKPVVAQIGEWQAAQAGIREAQAMLADPEMRELAEDELSRLRARLPELEHALRIALLPRDAADARPAILEIRPGTGGEEAALFAADLLAMYRRFAESQGWQFQMLELAESDLGGVREAVARIEGEGVFARMKYESGVHRVQRVPETESGGRIHTSAATVAVLPEAAEVDIDIPASDIRIDTMRASGAGGQHVNTTDSAVRITHLPTGIVVTSSEKSQHQNRANAMAVLRARLYDIERSRADAERAADRKSQVGSGDRSERIRTYNFPQGRMTDHRIGLTLYALDRIMQGDLSEIVDALVAHDQAERLAAQGQE; encoded by the coding sequence ATGTTGCCACAGGATCGCCTTTCCCAGATCGTTCAGCGCTTCGAATATCTCGAAGCGCGGCTGAACGCCGGCCCGGCGCCGGATGAAATCGCCGCCATCAGCCGCGAATATGCCGAACTGAAGCCGGTGGTGGCGCAGATCGGCGAATGGCAGGCGGCGCAGGCTGGCATCCGCGAGGCCCAGGCCATGCTGGCCGATCCCGAAATGCGGGAACTGGCCGAGGATGAACTGTCGCGTCTGCGCGCACGGTTGCCAGAGCTGGAACATGCCTTGCGCATTGCGCTTTTGCCGCGCGATGCCGCCGATGCCCGCCCGGCGATCCTGGAAATTCGTCCCGGCACCGGCGGCGAAGAGGCGGCGCTGTTCGCAGCCGATCTGCTGGCGATGTATCGCCGCTTTGCCGAATCGCAGGGCTGGCAGTTCCAGATGCTGGAACTGGCGGAATCTGACCTGGGCGGCGTGCGCGAGGCGGTGGCCCGGATCGAGGGCGAGGGCGTCTTTGCGCGGATGAAATACGAATCCGGCGTGCATCGGGTGCAGCGGGTGCCCGAAACCGAATCCGGCGGTCGCATCCACACCAGCGCCGCCACCGTCGCCGTCCTGCCCGAAGCGGCCGAGGTCGATATCGACATTCCGGCAAGCGACATTCGCATCGACACCATGCGCGCCTCGGGCGCGGGGGGGCAGCATGTGAATACGACCGATTCGGCGGTGCGCATCACCCACCTGCCGACCGGCATCGTGGTCACCAGCTCGGAAAAATCCCAGCATCAGAACCGGGCAAATGCCATGGCTGTGCTGCGCGCGCGGCTTTATGACATCGAACGCAGCCGCGCCGATGCGGAACGCGCCGCCGATCGCAAGTCGCAGGTGGGGTCGGGTGATCGCAGCGAACGCATCCGCACCTACAACTTTCCCCAGGGCCGGATGACAGATCACCGCATCGGTCTGACGCTTTACGCGCTGGATCGCATCATGCAGGGCGACCTGTCCGAAATCGTCGATGCCCTGGTCGCCCATGACCAGGCCGAGCGGCTGGCGGCGCAGGGACAGGAATGA